GGACGCGGGGCTCGGGCTCTACCGGGCGTCGCCGGCGCTGAGGGGGTAGGCGAGAATGCTCATGGCCTCTCCGCACGCCGCCTCAACCTGCCGCACCTGCTGGCGGCTCAGGCGCTCCCGCCAGGCGTGGACGGCCTCCCGCGCGTCGCGGGCGGAGATGAGGAAGGGCCGGTCGGAGGAGTAGGCGGCGCCGCGGGTCATGTTGAGCACGAAGTTCTCCAGGGCGGGCGGCACCGTCAGCCCGGCGAACCGCAGCAGGCGGCGCAGCTCGGCGCGGGGCTCTCGCACCAGGTCCTCGTAGCGCAGCTGCGTGTAGCGGCGGCGGAGCCAGCCCGGGGCGCGCCGGGCCAGGAGGAGATCGCGGAGCCAAGCCTGGCAGATCACCTCCAGCGCGCCGCCGAGGAAGAACTCGGCGCGGTGCTGCGGCTGcggcgcccgcccgccgcccaGCAGCCCGGGcggcagcaggagatgctgctgctggtggcgggccgggccccgcggctcGGCGCGGTGGCGGCTGCGCAGCACCTGGACGCTCTCCCGCAGCAGCGCCTGCCGCGCCTTCAGCCGGGAGTTGTGGACGGCGCGGGGGTCGCGGAAGAGCTGCACCACCCGCAGGTTGAGGCCGGGCTCccgcagcagcggcagcagcgcgcccagctccagcagccgcACGTCCTTGATGACCACCACCGGGTACTTGCGGCACTCGGCCTCCAGCTCCCGCAGCGCCCGCGGCGGACACGTCTCCTCGCAGGCGGCGCCGTCGACGAGCCCGATCTccccgcggggccgcggggcggcggggcagAGCGGCGGCGAGCAGATCACCTTGTTGGTCCGCCAGCCGAAGATGCTGGCCGTGGTGAGGttggcggcggcgggcggggcgggggccaGCGGGTCGCGGGGGCCGGACGGGGCGGCGTAGAGGCGCAGGACGGAGAAGTCGCATCGGAAGAGGGCGCGCAGCATGTCGCGGAGGGCTCCCTGTAGGCTCAGCGCGTCCCCCGGGTAGAGCGCCTGCCAAAGGTGCCACATGGGCTCGTACAGGTAGAAGACGTCGGGGTGCTGATTGAAGAGCTCCCCGAGGAAAGAGGAGCCCGTTCGCCAGGTAGCGTGCAGGTAGATGTGCCGCTTCCCCGTCGTCCCCGCGCTGCCGTTACCCGCCGCCCCGGCCGTGCCcgcctcatcctcctcctcttcctcgtcCAGCGGCGGccgctgctcccagccccactcacTCAGCGCCTCCTCCAGGCTTGGGCAGCGCCGCAGCAGCGGCTCCTCGTCTGTTCGCCCGCGCCTGGTCCCGTAGTCCAGCGCGTAGGgcaccagcaggagcagcagcagcgtgtACAGCACCAGCACCGCTGCGAAGCGGCGATGTTCGCCTCGCCACCGTCGCCGGCCCTTCATCGCGGGGGCCGGCTCGGACCCCGGCTCCGCCGACCCTCTGTCTGCCGGAGGGTGGCTCTTTGCGGACAAGCAAAGTTAGCGGCGACGGCGGTGGGGATGTGGGCGGCGGGCGGTCCTCCCCGCCGGGGAGCACGCCCACGGGCACGCCGGCCCGGCTCCGAGCCGCtggccgcgccgcccgcccgctctcgccgccgcctcctccttctcctcctgctcttcctcgCAGCGCGACGCGGAAGCGCCCGCACCTGCCTCCGCCGCCGCTTGAGCAGCCgccggcggcggggcgcgggctgctgctgctcccggtgccgctGCGCCGGGCTCCGGGCCGCCCCTCGCCcggcctccctccctcccttcctccctccccccgaGCAGGGCCGGAGGGGCGGGTTCGGTACGGCGGCACTCACCCCCGCCCGGGAAGGGGCGCAGCGAAGAGGAGGTGTGTTAGTCGGGACAGGTACCGAGCAGCTGAGGATGTCCCGAGGAGGAGTGGTTGGTCCTGCTCTTCACCAGAGCTCCGGAGAAAGAACACGCAAGACGCTACAGTAAAGAGAAGAGgtgcaaatgtatttttagggTAAATGGCAGCTATTAAAATCTGCAGTGAgtttcagaaatgctgcagttcGGCGCTGTAGAGAGCTGCGGGGTTTCTCAGCCACATTTTTGTCTACGTGTGTGTGCTGCTGCGATGCGGACATCTCGATAGTGACTCATTGTTCCAGTTCTTACACCTCTGAGTTCCGTATCTGTCTGAGCGGGTCACCCTTTGCAGCTGGTAGGAAGAAATGGGCACCCACTGAGGGACATCTGTATCATGGATGTCTTCCTGATAGCTCTCTTTATTAACTACAGTAGGAGCATAAACTTACCAGTTCAAACTTAGACTTCTAGTTTTTTAGATGTCTAAGATTAGTTGAAATCTCCTTGGGGGTGGAAAGTCAACAAGATGTTGACTTCGGGTGTTTAAAGTAAAATGTACAGTCTCAAAatctccagcccagcccctgcctggcaTCGGAAGATGCTCACATAAGGAGATGGACCATGATCCCATGTTCCTGGTTGAGGCATCCAGCTGTCAGGAAAGTgagctccctgtcctgctgatGGTGTAGTGGGAGCTGCTGACTGTCCTGACCTCTAGGCAATAGGTGGCATCCTCTGTAAAACACTACTAATATTTGAGTATGGTGTGCAGGGTGAAATTCAGAGAGGATAACACAATTCTTGCCCTTGGCGTGTGACACTTTGACTCCCAGAGGAGTCTGTGTGGTATATATGCACCTGTGGTTAGACACATGACACAGCCTTTGTCAATGACACCACATGCAACAGAGAGCAGAAACAACCCACTATTACATGGGTTCTAAAAATGCTCCATCTGTAGTACAGATATATAGATACACACTCTGAAGATGCTGCACATATGTCTAGTTATTAAATAATAATCTAATTTTGAATTTGTCAGGCAAAGTACAAGGAGCAGAAATCaatgtgagagagaaaaagcatgCTTCTCTTCTGTCCAAGTGGTGAGCCAGTAGTCTGCTTGCTAATGCTTTACTTGCCCCGTGTTAATAAGTGTTAAAGACTGGGCTTCCTGCCCTTTATAGCGTGCTGAGTGAGTAGATGGTGCCAAACAAGATTTGTGAGCTCCTGAGCAGAAGAATGTCGAAATTATAGCATTGGAAAGGAAATTCTGCCTCAACATACATTTCACTGCTTGTATGTTTAAACGCCAAGATACATCAGTATCTCACACTCACCGATGTAAGTTTCACCTCTGACCCAGTAATACCAGGATTTCATCCAGATCCTTAAAAGGAGGATGGCagaataaaaacacacaaaaatcagGTTACAGTtcttgccaaaaaaaaccccttccccaTCCAAAACCCATGCATACTTAGTATTTTGAGACTCTCCAGAGTAGCTGACTTATGTGGCATCATGCAAAATAGTAATTTGGGTAGATTTACCAAGGTGGGATCCTGAGAAGTGCTGATGAGAATGGATAACTCTGAGATGCCAGGATTTTCCCTCTGTAAGGAGTTGGCAGTAGCATCAGCACCACTGATGGACAGGGAGCCATGCCGCGAGACATGTTACTTTAAACTAATTTGTACTGGTTTCTATGAACAATTACCTAGGTCTGAGTAACTTAGAAATCAAGGTCTTAAACTTGCCTAACGGAAGTAGAACGCTGTCCTTGCCAAGAATGAAACATCTCACAGAGTAATACAGGACTGTCAGACAACAGGTGAACCCATAGAAAGAAAACTACTGTACATCTTAcgctgtatttttttttcagggaacaATGGGATCTACAAACTTCTGTGGCCAAACGTGTTctagaaaaaatgaaagatgcAAGTAACTTTACCACAGGCTACATATTTTAGTAAAGGTAAAACCATTAGTTTGTGAAAAGATTATCAAATCAAAAAAGACATGACTGTAAATGTTTTGTTCTGTACCTTCGTAACGGTTCCCCTACTGCAAGAGGATTAGGCTGTTACTTTAGTTGTTTGGGTTAGGGCTTTTTTGGCCAAGGAGATTTCAGCAAAGCCGGTATTCATTTTGCACCCAGCAGGTGCCTGAGCTAGCCTTGTAATCGTTGAGCTCCAACCTTCCTGAAGGAAGTACCTACTTCACAAGAAGTACCTAATTTGAGCGTTGGGGAGAGGACTGCTGGTCTGAATAGAGTGGGAAGAGAtcagctttctcttttctcgATTTTCAGTTCTGTACTGTGTTCTCTCTTCAGCACAGATAAGGGGGATGATTTTCCCCGACTTAGGCGTTTTCTGTAAACCATAAAGATACACCACTTATACAAATGATCTGCATCTCTTCTGAGGATCAGGACAGTTCTGTGCCCAAGGGAGACAGCCAGCTTCTTCTCATTGATCTGTGAAGTAGTCTGGCCATTTGTGCATCTAGCTCCTGCCATTTTTTTGGTGATAATTCTATGCCTAATATTGTTTTGtaaagagagggggaaagaatATAGGTATAACATGTTCTGCATAGTTTAGTATTGCAGTATTTCCTTTCTAGTTTCCAAGCTTGCCACTGTAAGTACTGGCTGTTTTTAATATAACATAACATTGGCTTCCTGTGTATTATCTCtctaacttatttttttttcttctgtctcccaCGGTGCTTCTACTGTCAAGAGAGACAGTAAATGCTGGAATGCAGCATTTCAGCCTcaataatttttatcttctcaGCAGAGGCTTCAAAATAGAAATAGTTGCCTCTATATCTCGCAATCTTTCAGCTCTCGCATGCTCTTGTCGTTTTCACAGAGTACTTTGTGACTAAAAATAGCTTGATTTgctgataaaattaaatatgcttTGCACAA
This Corvus moneduloides isolate bCorMon1 chromosome 2, bCorMon1.pri, whole genome shotgun sequence DNA region includes the following protein-coding sequences:
- the CHST7 gene encoding carbohydrate sulfotransferase 7; this translates as MKGRRRWRGEHRRFAAVLVLYTLLLLLLVPYALDYGTRRGRTDEEPLLRRCPSLEEALSEWGWEQRPPLDEEEEEDEAGTAGAAGNGSAGTTGKRHIYLHATWRTGSSFLGELFNQHPDVFYLYEPMWHLWQALYPGDALSLQGALRDMLRALFRCDFSVLRLYAAPSGPRDPLAPAPPAAANLTTASIFGWRTNKVICSPPLCPAAPRPRGEIGLVDGAACEETCPPRALRELEAECRKYPVVVIKDVRLLELGALLPLLREPGLNLRVVQLFRDPRAVHNSRLKARQALLRESVQVLRSRHRAEPRGPARHQQQHLLLPPGLLGGGRAPQPQHRAEFFLGGALEVICQAWLRDLLLARRAPGWLRRRYTQLRYEDLVREPRAELRRLLRFAGLTVPPALENFVLNMTRGAAYSSDRPFLISARDAREAVHAWRERLSRQQVRQVEAACGEAMSILAYPLSAGDAR